One Aegilops tauschii subsp. strangulata cultivar AL8/78 chromosome 2, Aet v6.0, whole genome shotgun sequence genomic window, CCCACTTCCGAGCGACACGAATCAAACTGGCCTGACCATCACCAACGCCAAACAGAAGGCGCTTTGCTTAGACCGGCCGACCAACAACCTAATTACCCCCTAATCTCTTGATCTTGCTATCCTGCATAAATATGCATGCACGTCCTGTTGTCTGCACTATGCATCAAGCAAGCTGACAACTAAACCTGCACTGAAACAGGTACAAGCCGCTCGCCGGCGTCGTTGTCCGCGAACGTAAAGACCTGACAGCAGGAGGCGATCTTGTCGATGAGGCTCTCGGCCTcgggctccggcgacggcggcgtcagCTTGCTGGCCTCCGCGGCGAACACGAAGACATCCTCGGGATTGTCGAGTTGGAGCAAAGTGCAGCAGCGTGGTAGACATCCTCTTCTTAGGCATCCTTGACACGTCCATGTTGACGTCCGGTCGGCACTGGCGTTGGCGAGGCCAAGCGCGAGCGCCCGCTGCAACGCCTGCCGCTGTCCCAGGCATCCACGCGCCGAAGCCGCCGGTGCCCACCATTCCTACAATGCCACCAGTGCCAACCGTGCCCGCGCTAACCACACCGCAGGTCACATGCAGTGCCGCCGATGCCGGCCGTGCCCACGCTCACCGTTCCCCAGGTCATGTTGCTGCCCATGCGTGCCATCCCCGTGATCACTTATCTGGGATTTATGTTGCCGGCGACCTGTAGGTCGGGGTTGCGGCTGGCGGTGACCTAGCCATCCCGTCCGGCCGGGGTAGCGCAGGTGGGAGAGGTGCGAGGAAGGGGAGGACGGGAggggatgcggcggcggcggtgcggctcCCCCGCGGTGCCTCTGTTTCTGTGAGGGTAAGTGGGAACTGGGCTGATATAGCTACCCCAATTAAATTTTTTTTTTTAGGATGTCTAAAAAAAACTGCAGTGTGAAGCTAGCTGGTTACCTATATCtgtggcatgcatgcatgcatggttgCGTTTAGGCCGGACGGACGTGTGCTTGCGTTTTGGTTCTTTCGTTTGATGATTTATATAAGTAGGTTGACAACCGAAATATTTGAGTACCTTTCAGCAAAGAAACGGTCGTTTGACGTTTGCACATATCACCAATTTTTCCTAATCATTTATATCTGGTTGACGATGATGTAGTGTAACAGGCGTTTCCAGGCGCGCGCTGCCCCAACGCGGTTCTCTCTTATTATCTGATTGATCCAGTCAATTCATGCATCTTACGTGCTTTCGGACCATGACGGCTTTGACGAGCGAGCGCAATTATCCGGCGACCACGAGTCTAAGCCAATTTAGGAGGCAAGTTTGAATTCTTATTCCCTCGCACGCCGAACAAATAGCTCACCTAATCCCTCAAACTTTGGCCTGCACCTGCACGTAATCGTATGCATCACTCTCTTGGTGTGATGATGTGACAATAATCACAGGATAAACCTTTTGCAGTTATTTCCCGGCAACACACCAAAAAGACCAGCGCAGCATGCTGTGCTTGACCTAGTACGTACTGCGAACAAGTGTCGCCGGCTCATCGCATGCACATCACAGGATCTCTCGTATATAACCCTGAACATTTCATTACATATTCCATTCTTGTGCATTGCATCGGTCTTCTAGCTCCAGACATCGCGTGTGCAAATGGCGTCGCTCGCTGTGCTCCTCCTGATCCTTTCTGCAGCTCGGGCCTCCAATGCCGCCGCCGTCCGCGTCGGGCTGACGCGCGTCCACTCCAACCCCGATGTCTCCGCCACAGAGTTCGTGCGTGGCGCGCTGCGCCGGGACATGCACCGGCACGCCCGGTTCGCCCGGGAACTCGCGTCGTCGGGCGGCCGCACCGTCGCCGCGCCAACCCGGAAGGACCTGCCGAACGGCGGGGAGTACATCATGACGCTGTCCATCGGCACGCCGCCGCTGTCCTACCCGGCCATCGCCGACACGGGCAGCGACCTCATCTGGACGCAGTGCGCGCCCTGCGGCAGCCAGTGCTTCAAGCAGGCCGGGCAGCTGTACAACCCGTCGAGCTCCACCACGTTCGGCGTGCTCCCCTGCGCCAGCTCGGTGAGCATGTGCGCCGCGCTGGCCGGGCCGAGCCCGCCGCCTGGGTGCTCCTGCATGTACAACCAGACGTACGGCACGGGGTGGACGGCGGGCATCCAGAGCGTGGAGACGTTCACGTTCGGCTCGACGCCCGCGGACCAGACCCGCGTCCCCGGCATCGCCTTCGGCTGCAGCAACGCCAGCAGCGACGACTGGAACGGCTCAGCCGGCCTCGTCGGGCTGGGCAGGGGAAGCATGTCGCTCGTCTCGCAGCTCGGCGCCGGCATGTTCTCGTACTGCCTCACACCATTCCAGGACGCCAACAGCACGAGCATGCTCCTCCTCGGGCCGTCGGCGGCGCTCAACGGCACCGGGGTCCGCACGACGCCGTTTGTGGCCAGCCCATCGAAGGCGCCCATGAGCACGTACTACTACCTGAACCTGACGGGCATATCGGTCGGCACGACGGCTCTGTCCATCCCTCCCAACGCGTTCGCCCTGAGGGCCGACGGCACCGGCGGGCTCATCATCGACTCCGGCACGACGATCACGTCGCTTGTCGACGCGGCATACCAGCAGGTCCGTGCCGCGATCAAGTCCCTAGTGACGCTGCCGGTGGCCGACGGGTCGGACTCCACGGGGCTGGACCTGTGCTTCGCGCTGACGTCCGAGACGTCGACGCCGCCGAGCATGCCGAGCATGACGCTCCACTTCGACGGCGCGGACATGGTGCTGCCGGTGGAGAACTACATGATCTTGGGCTCCGGGGTGTGGTGCCTGGCAATGCGGAACCAGACCATCGGCGCAATGAGCACGCTCGGCAACTACCAGCAGCAGAACGTTCACCTACTCTACGACATCCACAAGGAGACGCTGTCGTTCGCTCCCGCCAAATGCAGCACGCTCTGAAGAGAAATGTACAAATATGTGTGTACATGCATGTGTGCCTTCGTAGGTGTTTTTCATCAGTTTTGTATAGTTTCGATTCTTTATTCTTTTCTCCGGTTGAGTTCAGAGTGTAAATTGTATGCTTCAGATTTATTTGCGGGAAGGCTGCCTAGTGCCCGCCCGACATATATAGGACATATTGCGCCACCTCGGGTTCGGACCACGCTGGAGGGAGTGGGTCCCCATCCTACTTGGCACGGCAAGTACGCGGGTGCTGCTCAACGGCTGTCCTGGGCCGCCTGTCACTCACTGCAAGGGGCTCTGGCAGGGCGATCCGGTTTCTCCCATGTTGTTTGTCCTGGTGATTGACGTCCTCGACCGACTCCTTCAGCATGCCGTCGCTGCCGGCGTCCTCATGCGGCTTACTCCGCGCCACATGGCCTCTAGCATCTCCCTATATGCTGACGACGTGGTCGTTTTCTGTCACCCACTaatagaaaagagggctttggttcaggccgggtcagcccattagtcccggttcagtccagaaccgggaccaatgggggcactggtcccggttcgtgaggccaggggcctaccgggcctcgtgggggcattggtcccggttggtgggacgaaccgggaccaatcggcctcgctcctggcccaccaccattggtcccggttggtggcttgaaccgggaccacaggctgccctttagtcccggttcatgccacgaaccgggaccaatgaggtgcctatatatacctctcgcccgcgagcagagcactccaatgctatgtttttctctggccggcgaagggagggctttgtggtgctctagctcacctcctatgcacatgaggtgttcgatgaaatgcccgagccacgctagttaagctttctcctctcgaagctcgacctcaaagctccattttcctcgagatttgtctaggtttagcggcccgtcacgtctcattcccgtcttcaccgccgtcgatcgcccgcgccgatctcgtcgccggcaccaccgtggtgagcctcttgttcttatcttctttctgaaagaaaaaattcttactttagatagatacttgtctaattttcttactattgtattgcttgctattatatagtgcgatggttttggtatccgcccccgtcggccctcgtcctgtttatgattcggatgtggtatatattatctttataactattggttcatttactgtttatgaaaattatgccgaccaacgtgacatagattttatttatctaggaggtatgtgaaccggaaattccaatcgaccctattgtcgagaggttaaatttagctgaagaagaaaacaatttcttgaaggaaaaaataaaaaaattgaggaggagaagatgatattggagttgcatgttgcggatgtcgtcgatgatcacaagatcaagatggatgcaatgcgcttgaagattagaaagattagaaactatgccattcataccgaggcttggtatcattatgccgttggatcaattgttaccttggttgcaattatgatcgcatttgttttcgcattgaaatgttttacatagtttcaatgtatggtttaattaattagatgctctggagagctatatgttgttagatgagaactatgtatgtactttggttttaatgtgacgatgaacttctattaatttggtcacttaattatctattcatgatgttctataatggtttttgacacacttaattatatataatgcacgcagatgaaccggcaatggatgtacggtgacagacatacctccgagtacattaagggcgtgcatgattttctcgaagtggctgaggcaaacaagcagaatggttttatgtgttgtccatgccctaaatgtgggaatacgaagtcttactctgaccggaaaatccttcacacccacctgctttacaagggtttcatgccacactataatgtttggacgaggcacggagaaataggggttatgatgaaagacggcaaagaagaagaggacgatgacaactatgtgccccctgaatacggtgatgctgcaacgggggaagctgctgaagatcaagaggaaccagacgatgtgcccaatgatgctgcaacgggggaagctgctgaagatcaagaggaaccagtgcccgatgatgatgatctccgccgggtcattgtcgatgcaaggacgcaatgcgaaagtcaaaaggagaagctgaagttcgatcgcatgttagaggatcacaaaaagggttgtaccccaattgcgaagatggcatcacaaagctcggtaccgtactggaattgctgcagtggaaggcagagaatgttgtgcctgacaaaggatttgagaagctattgaaaatattgaagaagaagcttccaaagaataacgaattgcccgacagtaca contains:
- the LOC109777197 gene encoding aspartic proteinase nepenthesin-1-like; this translates as MASLAVLLLILSAARASNAAAVRVGLTRVHSNPDVSATEFVRGALRRDMHRHARFARELASSGGRTVAAPTRKDLPNGGEYIMTLSIGTPPLSYPAIADTGSDLIWTQCAPCGSQCFKQAGQLYNPSSSTTFGVLPCASSVSMCAALAGPSPPPGCSCMYNQTYGTGWTAGIQSVETFTFGSTPADQTRVPGIAFGCSNASSDDWNGSAGLVGLGRGSMSLVSQLGAGMFSYCLTPFQDANSTSMLLLGPSAALNGTGVRTTPFVASPSKAPMSTYYYLNLTGISVGTTALSIPPNAFALRADGTGGLIIDSGTTITSLVDAAYQQVRAAIKSLVTLPVADGSDSTGLDLCFALTSETSTPPSMPSMTLHFDGADMVLPVENYMILGSGVWCLAMRNQTIGAMSTLGNYQQQNVHLLYDIHKETLSFAPAKCSTL